A stretch of the Lactuca sativa cultivar Salinas chromosome 9, Lsat_Salinas_v11, whole genome shotgun sequence genome encodes the following:
- the LOC111902070 gene encoding probable glycerol-3-phosphate acyltransferase 3 has protein sequence MVFKALPYSLRLVLFVSRLVLKLHQNNTTTLKRTLSNSHASKFKSQTPVSLAQDSDLSLKTLIFDVEGTLLRSSSVFPYFMLVAFEAGSLIRAFVLFSLYPLLCLVKEDVSLKIMVMVCFFGIKKENFRVGSSVLPKFFLEDVGMEGSDMLRRGRKKVGVSKLPQVMVECFLKDYLEIDYVFGRDLVVCGGYYVGLMNENKNILKRRINDVLEKDEDATVCFSNKWIKHDWIMCSKEVYVVTNGEKIAWQSLPREQYPKALIFHDGRLAFRPEPLHTLVMFMWFPFALVLAISRVIIALSLPYGALIPILEFTGLQLRLTNHKSVQKSGSDHDHKQHKGLLYVCNHRTLLDPLYLSFGLKKPFAAVTYSLSRMSEILSPIKTVRLTRNRDQDAKMMDKMLKQGDLVVCPEGTTCREPYLLRFSPLFAELSDRIVPVALDTHVSMFYGTTAGGLKCLDPFYFMMNPSPIYRVQLLEQVRGVSSNSRCGDANSTRFDVANYVQTEIGKTLEFECTSLTRKDKYLALAGNEGLVSTSKKR, from the exons ATGGTATTCAAGGCTTTACCTTACTCTCTCAGGCTTGTTCTCTTCGTCTCTCGCCTTGTACTCAAACTCCACCAGAACAATACAACAACTCTTAAAAGAACCCTAAGCAACTCGCATGCCTCCAAATTCAAATCACAAACTCCCGTTTCTCTAGCTCAAGATTCCGATCTTTCACTAAAGACTTTGATCTTCGATGTCGAAGGAACACTTCTGAGATCTTCTTCGGTGTTTCCGTATTTCATGTTGGTTGCGTTCGAGGCCGGAAGTTTGATTCGGGCTTTTGTACTTTTCTCTCTGTATCCTCTTCTTTGCTTGGTTAAGGAAGATGTATCTCTCAAGATTATGGTGATGGTTTGTTTTTTTGGCATTAAGAAAGAAAATTTTCGAGTTGGAAGCTCGGTTTTGCCTAAATTTTTCTTGGAAGACGTTGGTATGGAGGGGTCCGACATGTTGAGGAGAGGAAGGAAGAAAGTTGGCGTCAGCAAGTTGCCACAAGTCATGGTCGAATGTTTCTTGAAAGATTATTTGGAGATCGATTATGTCTTTGGAAGAGACCTTGTGGTTTGCGGAGGGTATTATGTCGGTCTCATGAATGAAAACAAGAACATTCTAAAACGTCGTATTAACGATGTATTAGAAAAAGATGAAGATGCCACGGTTTGCTTCTCAAACAAGTGGATTAAGCACGATTGGATCATGTGTAGCAAG GAGGTTTATGTGGTTACCAATGGAGAAAAGATAGCATGGCAAAGTCTTCCAAGAGAACAATATCCAAAAGCTCTAATCTTCCATGATGGCAGATTAGCCTTTCGACCTGAGCCATTGCATACGCTAGTCATGTTCATGTGGTTCCCTTTCGCGCTGGTTCTAGCCATTTCTCGAGTCATTATCGCACTGTCCTTGCCTTATGGTGCATTGATCCCGATCCTGGAGTTCACCGGTTTGCAGCTCAGGCTCACGAACCACAAGTCAGTTCAAAAGTCGGGTTCTGATCATGATCATAAACAACACAAAGGGCTTTTATATGTTTGTAACCATAGAACTTTACTTGACCCATTATACCTCTCTTTCGGACTCAAGAAACCATTCGCTGCTGTCACATACAGTCTCAGTCGAATGTCGGAAATCTTGTCGCCAATCAAAACTGTCCGACTAACAAGGAACAGGGATCAAGACGCGAAGATGATGGACAAGATGTTAAAGCAAGGAGACCTCGTGGTTTGCCCCGAAGGAACAACTTGTAGGGAGCCTTATTTGCTGCGGTTCAGCCCTTTGTTTGCCGAACTTAGCGATCGTATTGTTCCAGTGGCATTGGATACTCATGTTAGCATGTTTTATGGGACAACTGCCGGTGGATTAAAATGCTTGGATCCTTTCTATTTTATGATGAACCCTAGTCCTATTTATCGAGTTCAGCTCCTAGAGCAGGTTCGTGGTGTGTCTTCCAATTCGCGATGTGGCGATGCAAACTCTACAAGGTTCGATGTGGCAAATTATGTTCAAACCGagattgggaagacattggagTTCGAATGCACAAGCTTAACGAGAAAGGACAAATATCTTGCATTGGCCGGTAACGAAGGGTTGGTTTCCACGAGTAAGAAAAGATGA